One window from the genome of Vicugna pacos chromosome 23, VicPac4, whole genome shotgun sequence encodes:
- the COX20 gene encoding cytochrome c oxidase assembly protein COX20, mitochondrial produces MAAAPEPGEPGKGKPFKLLGILDVESIPCARDSILYGSLGSVVAGLGHFLLTSRIRRSCDVGVGGFILVTLGCWFHCRYNYAKLRIQERIAREGIKNKILYESTHLDPERKQTNGGSGGST; encoded by the exons ATGGCCGCCGCGCCGGAGCCCGGGGAGCCTGGGAAGGGGAAG cCCTTTAAGCTCCTAGGAATTTTAGATGTCGAAAGCATTCCCTGTGCACGAGATTCCATCTTATATGGTTCATTAGGATCTGTTGTGGCTGGCCTTGGACATTTTTTGTTAACTA GTAGAATTAGAAGATCATGTGATGTTGGAGTAGGAGGATTTATCTTGGTGACTTTAGGATGCTG GTTCCATTGTAGGTATAATTATGCAAAGCTAAGAATCCAGGAAAGAATTGCCAGAGAAGggattaaaaataagattttgtaTGAAAGTACCCACCTTGATcctgaaagaaaacaaaccaatggcggcagcggcggcagcacCTGA